In the Suncus etruscus isolate mSunEtr1 chromosome 20, mSunEtr1.pri.cur, whole genome shotgun sequence genome, one interval contains:
- the CSRNP1 gene encoding cysteine/serine-rich nuclear protein 1, whose protein sequence is MAGLLKRKFDQLDEDSSSFCSSSSSSSSLCSSGSHSRSCSPTSLVPLAWDSDQEDPWDFQVPLPVHDICGPQSFTPPSILKRTSCKRPGRVTFDGITVFYFSRCQGFTSVPSRGGCTLGMAPRHSACHHFSMAEFTQEQARARQEKLRLRLKEEKLETLRWQQADAKVPLTAEAIDDASVEDDLAVAMAGGRLEEMTCLQPYPARKRRALLRAAGVQWIDREEKQELQALRQSREDCGCRCDMICDPETCSCSLAGIKCQMDHTAFPCGCCKEGCENPEGRVEFNQARVQTHFIHTLTRLQLEQGAESLQEQEAVMQAAPASPGEQALASTFSLAKPPVSSELGDSSSSCSSDTTASSSESGSSEVHGGPTHPALPGPGSGLQPSMDDDSLARILSFSDSDLGREEDEEDEDRAGVGNLDNLSCFHPADFFGTADPMGLSTWAHSSSDLPAGLLDENANLDASCFLDGSLECLGESGLPTTPLELSGSATGHGSSVDLSLSSCDSFELLQTLPDYSLGPHCTVQKGVHSPEHLEIPFFPSPAFSPPGDASTCFLESILGLSEPPADTLSPLVTNPLLEEPALASLLEPMPV, encoded by the exons ATGGCCGGGCTGCTGAAGAGGAAGTTTGACCAGTTGGATGAAGACTCCTCCTCCttctgttcctcctcctcctcctcctcctcactctGCTCCTCCGGCAGCCACTCTCGCTCCTGCTCCCCAACCTCCTTAGTGCCCCTGGCCTGGGACTCAGACCAGGAGGACCCCTGGGATTTTCAAGTGCCCCTACCTGTCCATGACATCTGTGGCCCACAAAGTTTCACCC ctccatccatccTGAAGCGGACTTCCTGCAAGCGCCCTGGCCGCGTCACTTTCGACGGCATCACCGTCTTCTACTTCAGCCGGTGCCAGGGCTTCACCAGCGTGCCCAGCCGTGGAGGCTGCACCCTGGGGATGGCCCCTCGCCACAGTGCCTGCCACCACTTCTCCATGGCTGAGTTCACTCAGGAGCAAGCTCGAGCACGGCAGGAGAAGCTCCGCCTCCGTCTGAAGGAGGAGAAGCTGGAGACACTCAGATGGCAG CAGGCAGATGCCAAGGTGCCCCTGACGGCAGAGGCCATCGATGACGCCTCCGTGGAGGACGACTTGGCTGTGGCCATGGCAGGTGGCCGGCTGGAGGAAATGACCTGCCTGCAACCCTACCCGGCCCGCAAGCGGCGAGCGCTGCTCCGAGCTGCGGGCGTGCAGTGGATCGACCGGGAGGAGAAGCAGGAGCTGCAGGCACTGCGCCAGTCTCGGGAGGACTGTGGCTGCCGCTGCGACATGATCTGTGACCCCGAGACTTGCAGCTGCAGCCTGGCGGGCATCAAATGCCAG ATGGACCACACAGCCTTCCCCTGTGGCTGCTGCAAGGAGGGCTGCGAGAACCCCGAGGGCCGGGTGGAGTTCAACCAGGCTCGGGTCCAGACCCACTTCATCCATACCCTCACCCGCCTGCAGCTGGAGCAAGGGGCCGAGAGCCTCCAAGAGCAGGAGGCCGTGATGCAGGCTGCCCCAGCCAGCCCCGGGGAGCAGGCCCTGGCCTCCACTTTCTCGCTGGCCAAGCCACCTGTCAGCAGCGAGCTGGGagacagcagcagcagctgcagcagTGACACAACTGCCTCGTCCTCCGAGTCGGGCTCGAGCGAGGTCCACGGCGGCCCCACGCACCCAGCCCTGCCTGGCCCCGGCTCTGGCCTCCAGCCCAGCATGGATGATGACAGTCTGGCACGGATCCTAAGCTTCAGTGACTCGGACCTGGGCagggaggaggacgaggaggacgagGACAGGGCCGGGGTGGGGAACCTGGACAACCTCAGCTGCTTCCACCCAGCCGATTTCTTTGGGACTGCTGACCCCATGGGCCTCAGCACCTGGGCCCACAGCTCTTCCGACCTCCCCGCGGGACTCCTGGATGAAAATGCCAACCTAGATGCCAGCTGCTTTCTAGATGGCAGTCTGGAGTGCCTGGGAGAAAGTGGGCTTCCCACCACTCCCTTGGAACTCTCCGGCTCAGCCACTGGCCACGGCAGCTCCGTCGACCTGAGTTTGTCTTCCTGTGACTCCTTCGAGCTGCTGCAGACCCTCCCGGACTATAGTCTGGGCCCCCACTGCACCGTTCAGAAGGGGGTCCACAGCCCAGAGCACCTGGAGATCCCCTTCTTCCCTTCACCGGCCTTTTCTCCTCCCGGGGATGCCAGTACCTGCTTCCTGGAATCCATCCTGGGCCTCTCGGAGCCGCCGGCCGACACCCTGTCTCCACTCGTGACCAACCCGCTGCTGGAGGAGCCGGCCCTGGCATCCCTGCTGGAGCCCATGCCCGTGTGA